One stretch of Scophthalmus maximus strain ysfricsl-2021 chromosome 12, ASM2237912v1, whole genome shotgun sequence DNA includes these proteins:
- the fbxl14b gene encoding F-box/LRR-repeat protein 14b produces the protein METHISCLFPEILAMIFSYLDVRDKGRVAQVCIAWRDASYHKSVWRGVEAKLHLRRANPSLFPSLQARGIRRVQILSLRRSLSYVIQGMPNIESLNLSGCYNLTDNGLGHAFVQEIPSLRVLNLSLCKQITDSSLGRIAQYLKNLEVLELGGCSNITNTGLLLIAWGLHRLKSLNLRSCRHVSDVGIGHLAGMTRSAAEGCLNLEYLTLQDCQKLTDLSLKHISKGLTKLRVLNLSFCGGISDAGMIHLSHMASLWSLNLRSCDNISDTGTMHLAMGTLRLSGLDVSFCDKIGDQTLAYIAQGLYQLKSLSLCSCHISDDGINRMVRQMHELRTLNIGQCVRITDKGLELIADHLTQLAGIDLYGCTKITKRGLERITQLPCLKVLNLGLWQMTESEKVR, from the coding sequence atggaGACGCACATTTCGTGCCTCTTCCCGGAAATTTTGGCCATGATTTTCAGCTATCTGGACGtgagggacaaaggcagggtaGCCCAAGTGTGTATCGCTTGGAGGGATGCATCCTACCACAAGTCAGtgtggaggggggtggaggcCAAGCTGCACCTCCGCCGGGCAAATCCTTCCCTGTTCCCGAGCCTCCAGGCCAGGGGCATCCGGAGGGTCCAGATCCTGTCCCTGCGCCGCAGCCTGAGCTATGTGATCCAGGGAATGCCCAACATCGAGTCCCTCAACCTGTCTGGCTGCTACAACCTCACGGATAATGGGCTGGGCCATGCATTTGTGCAGGAGATCCCATCACTGAGGGTGTTGAACCTGAGTCTGTGCAAGCAGATCACTGACTCCAGTCTAGGCAGGATAGCCCAGTATCTGAAGAACCTGGAGGTGCTGGAGCTCGGTGGCTGCAGCAACATCACCAACACTGGGCTTCTCTTGATAGCCTGGGGCCTGCACCGGCTCAAGAGCCTCAATCTGAGGTCCTGCAGGCATGTCTCCGACGTGGGGATCGGACATTTGGCCGGCATGACCCGCAGTGCCGCAGAGGGCTGCTTGAACCTGGAGTACCTGACTCTCCAGGACTGTCAGAAACTGACGGACCTGTCactcaaacacatttccaaGGGGCTGACCAAGCTCCGGGTTCTGAACCTGAGCTTCTGCGGGGGGATCTCAGACGCAGGGATGATCCACCTCTCCCACATGGCCTCTCTGTGGAGCCTCAACCTACGCTCCTGTGACAACATCAGCGACACGGGGACCATGCACCTCGCCATGGGCACCCTAAGGCTCTCTGGGCTTGACGTTTCCTTCTGCGACAAGATAGGGGACCAGACCCTGGCGTACATCGCCCAGGGGCTGTACCAGCTCAAGTCGCTGTCCCTGTGCTCGTGTCACATTTCTGACGACGGGATAAACCGGATGGTGAGGCAGATGCACGAGCTGAGGACCCTGAACATTGGACAGTGTGTGCGAATCACGGACAAAGGGCTGGAGCTCATAGCTGACCACCTGACCCAGCTGGCGGGCATCGACCTGTATGGATGTACCAAGATCACCAAGAGGGGACTGGAGAGGATCACACAGCTCCCCTGCCTTAAAGTGTTGAACCTGGGACTCTGGCAGAtgacagagagtgagaaagtGAGGTGa